One stretch of Clavelina lepadiformis chromosome 6, kaClaLepa1.1, whole genome shotgun sequence DNA includes these proteins:
- the LOC143463550 gene encoding uncharacterized protein LOC143463550, whose translation MTLFNSQNIDFIEKTCPSHNVLTGWFCAIQESVTRRLTLIMSNTLLLIIAQNNLINSILILKIMPNSMNLSLFLVTIMFFHLLAVVTITRCEDQENKPKINETKSDEEKKEQVPQENTSINATTSGLDKFSNYISRNSAMLKRAFYVFVAVGAILMVYFGIRLYRSKKRRVKSYGLLHSSGENYELNPLNVDSDDDYTVFEAKSLR comes from the exons ATGACTCTATTTAACTCCCAAAatattgactttattgaaaaaactTGCCCAAGTCATAATGTACTTACTGGCTGGTTTTGTGCAATTCAAGAATCGGTGACAAGACGCTTGACCTTGATAATGTCAAACACTCTTCTTTTAATAATAGCACAAAACAATTTGATTAATAGCATCCTGATCCTGAAAATCATGCCCAACTCGAtgaatttaagtttatttctGGTAACTATCATGTTTTTTCATCTGCTTGCTGTTGTGACCATCACAAGGTGTGAAGATCaagaaaataaaccaaaaattaaTGAGACCAAATctgatgaagaaaaaaaagaacaaGTTCCCCAGGAAAACACAAGTATAAATGCCACAACCAGTGGGCTGGACAAATTTTCTAATTACATATCACGGAACAGTGCAATgttaaaaagagctttctatGTTTTCGTTGCGGTTGGTGCTATCTTGATGGTTTATTTTGGCATTCGTCTGTATAG GTCTAAGAAGAGAAGGGTAAAAAGTTATGGACTTCTGCATTCCAGTGGTGAAAATTATGAGCTAAATCCGCTCAATGTTGACTCCGACGATGACTACACTGTATTTGAAGCAAAATCACTCCGCTGA